From Juglans regia cultivar Chandler chromosome 6, Walnut 2.0, whole genome shotgun sequence, the proteins below share one genomic window:
- the LOC108995574 gene encoding pentatricopeptide repeat-containing protein At4g01400, mitochondrial-like: MVTPSLFSHIIKLYGEANMPDRALKTFYTMIKFGCKPSAKHLNRILEILVCHRTYIRPAFDLFRNAHRYGVEPNTKSYNVLMRAFCFCGDLSIAYKLFNEMFKRDVCPDVQSYRILMQGLCRKSQVNTAVDLLEDMLNKGFVPDTLSYTTLLNSLCRKKKLREAYKLLCRMKFKGCNPDIVHYNTVILGFCREGRAMDACKILEDMASNGCLPNLVSYRTLVNGLCDAGMFDEAKKYMEEMTTKGLSPHFSVIHALVKGYCNVGRAEEACGVLGEVLKHGEAPHVNTWMTIIPRICETGGLGKVLEDIMRIEIKRHTRIVEAGVSLEDYLIRKIQVNPRKP; the protein is encoded by the coding sequence ATGGTCACCCCATCTCTCTTCTCCCACATTATTAAACTCTATGGTGAGGCTAATATGCCTGATAGGGCCCTCAAGACCTTCTATACCATGATCAAATTTGGTTGTAAGCCTTCTGCCAAACACTTGAACCGCATTCTTGAGATTCTCGTTTGTCACCGGACCTATATCCGACCAGCTTTTGACCTTTTCCGAAATGCCCATCGCTATGGTGTTGAACCTAATACAAAATCTTACAATGTTTTGATGCGTGCGTTTTGCTTTTGTGGGGATCTCAGTATTGCATACAAGCTGTTCAATGAAATGTTTAAGAGGGATGTTTGTCCGGATGTTCAGTCGTATCGGATTCTGATGCAGGGCCTGTGTAGAAAAAGTCAGGTGAATACGGCGGTGGACTTGTTGGAGGACATGTTAAACAAAGGGTTTGTACCAGACACGTTGAGTTATACCACTTTGTTGAATAGTTTGTGTAGGAAAAAGAAGCTAAGGGAGGCATATAAGCTTCTTTGTAGGATGAAATTTAAGGGATGCAACCCTGATATTGTTCACTATAATACagttattttaggattttgtaGAGAAGGCCGTGCAATGGATGCTTGCAAGATTCTCGAGGATATGGCATCAAATGGGTGCTTGCCGAACTTGGTTTCATATCGAACTCTAGTTAATGGATTATGTGATGCGGGAATGTTTGACGaggcaaaaaaatatatggaggaAATGACAACAAAAGGATTATCTCCACATTTCTCTGTTATTCATGCTCTAGTCAAGGGGTATTGTAATGTTGGTAGGGCCGAGGAAGCTTGTGGAGTACTAGGGGAGGTGCTAAAGCACGGGGAAGCTCCTCATGTCAATACTTGGATGACAATAATACCCAGGATTTGTGAAACTGGAGGATTGGGAAAAGTTTTGGAAGATATTATGAGGATAGAAATAAAGCGTCACACTAGAATAGTGGAAGCAGGTGTTAGTTTGGAGGACTACCTTATCAGGAAGATACAAGTTAACCCAAGGAAACCTTAA